Proteins encoded together in one Pseudomonas sp. TCU-HL1 window:
- a CDS encoding acyl-CoA dehydrogenase: protein MAAKASFNWIDPLLLDQQLTEEERMVRDSAQQFAADKLAPRVLEAFRHEQTDPAIFREMGETGLLGATIPEAYGGSGLNYVCYGLIAREVERVDSGYRSMMSVQSSLVMVPINEFGNEATKQKYLPKLASGEYIGCFGLTEPNHGSDPGSMITRAKKVDGGYRLTGSKMWITNSPIADVFVVWAKDDAGEIRGFVLEKGWQGLSAPAIHGKVGLRASITGEIVMDNVFVPEENAFPDVRGLRGPFTCLNSARYGISWGALGAAEACWHTARQYVLDRNQFGRPLAANQLIQKKLADMQTEITLALQGCLRLGRMKDEGTAAVEITSIMKRNSCGKALDIARMARDMLGGNGISDEFGVARHLVNLEVVNTYEGTHDVHALILGRAQTGIQAFF, encoded by the coding sequence ATGGCCGCCAAAGCAAGCTTCAACTGGATCGACCCGCTGCTGCTGGATCAGCAACTCACCGAAGAAGAGCGCATGGTGCGTGACAGTGCCCAGCAGTTCGCCGCCGACAAACTGGCCCCGCGCGTGCTGGAAGCCTTCCGCCATGAGCAGACCGACCCGGCGATCTTCCGCGAGATGGGCGAGACTGGCCTGCTCGGCGCGACCATCCCGGAAGCCTACGGCGGCAGCGGCCTGAACTACGTGTGCTACGGCCTGATCGCCCGTGAAGTCGAACGCGTTGATTCCGGCTATCGCTCGATGATGAGCGTGCAGTCCTCGCTTGTGATGGTGCCGATCAACGAGTTCGGTAACGAAGCCACCAAGCAGAAGTACCTGCCGAAACTGGCCAGCGGCGAATACATCGGCTGCTTCGGCCTGACCGAGCCGAACCACGGCTCCGATCCGGGCTCGATGATCACCCGCGCCAAGAAGGTCGACGGCGGCTACCGCCTGACCGGCAGCAAGATGTGGATCACCAACAGCCCGATCGCCGACGTCTTCGTGGTCTGGGCCAAGGACGATGCCGGCGAGATCCGTGGCTTCGTCCTCGAGAAGGGCTGGCAGGGCCTGTCCGCCCCGGCGATCCATGGCAAGGTTGGCCTGCGCGCCTCCATCACTGGCGAGATCGTGATGGACAATGTCTTTGTGCCGGAAGAAAACGCGTTCCCGGACGTCCGTGGTCTGCGTGGCCCGTTCACCTGCCTCAACTCGGCTCGCTACGGTATCTCCTGGGGCGCCCTGGGTGCCGCTGAAGCCTGCTGGCACACCGCGCGCCAGTACGTGCTGGACCGCAATCAGTTCGGTCGTCCGCTGGCCGCCAACCAGCTGATCCAGAAGAAGCTGGCCGACATGCAGACCGAGATCACCCTGGCCCTGCAAGGCTGTCTGCGTCTGGGCCGGATGAAGGACGAGGGCACTGCCGCGGTGGAAATCACTTCGATTATGAAGCGCAACTCGTGCGGCAAGGCGCTGGATATCGCGCGCATGGCCCGTGACATGCTGGGTGGTAACGGCATTTCCGACGAGTTCGGCGTGGCTCGCCATCTGGTCAACCTGGAAGTGGTGAACACCTACGAGGGTACTCACGACGTCCACGCGCTGATCCTCGGTCGCGCACAGACTGGCATCCAGGCGTTCTTCTGA
- a CDS encoding CaiB/BaiF CoA transferase family protein: MAGALSHIRVLDLSRVLAGPWSGQILADLGAEVIKVERPGSGDDTRAWGPPFLKGADGRDTSEAAYFLAANRNKQSVTIDFTRPEGQQLVRDLAAKSDILIENFKVGGLAAYGLDYESLKAINPRLIYCSITGFGQFGPYAKRAGYDFMIQGLGGLMSITGRSDQEEGAGPVKVGVALTDILTGLYSSVAMLAALASREITGKGQHIDMALLDVQVACLANQAMNYLTTGNPPRRLGNAHPNIVPYQDFPTADGDFILTVGNDSQFRKFCEVAGHREWADDPRFSTNKARVAHRAELIPLIRQATVFKTTAEWVSALEEVSVPCGPINDLAAVFADPQVQARGLRVDLDHPLAGVVPQVASPLRLSETPVEYRMPPPLLGEHTQEVLQRLLGLAAEQVEGLRKAEVI; this comes from the coding sequence ATGGCTGGTGCGCTCTCCCATATCCGTGTGCTCGACCTCTCCCGTGTACTGGCCGGCCCCTGGTCCGGCCAGATCCTCGCGGACCTGGGGGCCGAGGTAATCAAGGTCGAACGTCCCGGCTCCGGCGACGACACCCGTGCCTGGGGACCACCGTTCCTCAAGGGCGCCGATGGCCGGGATACCAGCGAGGCGGCGTACTTCCTCGCGGCCAACCGCAACAAGCAGTCGGTGACAATCGATTTCACTCGCCCCGAAGGCCAGCAACTGGTCCGTGATCTGGCGGCAAAGTCCGACATCCTCATCGAGAACTTCAAGGTGGGGGGGCTGGCGGCATACGGGTTGGACTACGAGTCGCTGAAGGCCATCAACCCGCGTCTTATCTATTGCTCGATCACCGGCTTCGGCCAGTTCGGTCCCTACGCCAAGCGCGCGGGCTACGACTTCATGATCCAGGGCCTAGGTGGGCTGATGAGCATCACCGGGCGCTCGGATCAGGAAGAGGGCGCCGGGCCGGTCAAGGTAGGTGTAGCGCTCACCGACATCCTCACCGGGCTTTATTCCTCCGTGGCCATGCTGGCCGCGCTGGCTTCGCGGGAGATCACCGGGAAGGGGCAACACATCGACATGGCCCTGCTCGACGTGCAGGTGGCCTGCCTGGCTAACCAGGCCATGAACTACCTGACCACGGGTAATCCGCCGCGTCGCCTGGGCAACGCCCATCCGAACATAGTGCCTTATCAGGATTTTCCGACTGCGGATGGGGATTTCATCCTCACCGTTGGCAATGACAGCCAGTTCCGCAAGTTTTGCGAGGTCGCCGGTCATCGGGAGTGGGCGGACGACCCGCGTTTTTCAACCAACAAGGCCCGCGTTGCCCATCGAGCCGAGCTGATTCCCCTGATTCGCCAGGCGACGGTCTTCAAGACCACGGCCGAGTGGGTCAGTGCACTGGAAGAAGTCAGTGTGCCCTGCGGGCCGATCAACGACCTGGCGGCAGTCTTCGCCGACCCTCAGGTGCAGGCCAGGGGTCTGCGTGTCGACCTCGACCACCCTCTGGCGGGTGTGGTGCCCCAGGTGGCGAGTCCGCTGCGCCTTTCCGAAACGCCAGTGGAGTACCGCATGCCGCCGCCGCTTCTCGGCGAACATACTCAGGAAGTGCTGCAGCGCCTACTGGGCCTGGCTGCGGAGCAGGTGGAAGGCTTGCGCAAGGCGGAAGTCATCTAG
- a CDS encoding asparaginase produces MSPSRKLLVLYTGGTIGMQMTDAGLAPASGFEAHLRAEQSAHPQRQVPDWIFRELSPPLDSANMTQANWLAMRDAIIEGVEQDSCDAVLLLHGTDTLAYSASALSFLLLGLPVPVILTGSMQPAGVEGGDAWPNLFGALALLASGVAPGVYLYFNGSLLNGVRASKLKSEAFDAFIESHRPLYGHRVTDLPPELGYQARRRVVSLAVQPLFPGLSATQLHAVLESGVQALLLECYGSGTGPSDNAELLRTLKEAHSRGVVLAAISQCQEGAIEFGVYAAGSQFAASGLVSCRGMTREAALAKLFSLLGAGLPQAEVEHWLTQDLCGEMAN; encoded by the coding sequence ATGTCCCCCTCCCGCAAGCTCCTGGTGCTCTACACCGGCGGCACTATCGGCATGCAAATGACCGACGCCGGCCTCGCCCCAGCTTCCGGCTTTGAAGCACACCTGCGGGCCGAGCAATCTGCTCACCCGCAACGTCAGGTTCCTGACTGGATATTCCGCGAGCTGTCGCCACCCCTGGATAGCGCCAACATGACCCAGGCCAACTGGCTGGCGATGCGTGATGCCATTATCGAAGGTGTCGAGCAGGACAGCTGCGATGCTGTCCTGCTGCTGCACGGAACCGATACCCTGGCCTATAGCGCTTCCGCGCTGTCCTTCCTGTTGCTCGGTTTGCCAGTGCCGGTCATCCTCACAGGGTCGATGCAACCGGCCGGTGTTGAAGGCGGTGACGCCTGGCCCAACCTGTTCGGCGCCTTGGCCCTGCTCGCTAGTGGAGTCGCTCCCGGCGTGTATCTTTACTTCAACGGCTCGCTGTTGAACGGCGTTCGTGCGAGTAAGCTGAAAAGCGAAGCCTTCGATGCTTTCATCGAGTCCCATCGTCCTCTGTACGGCCATCGGGTTACTGACCTACCGCCTGAGCTTGGTTATCAAGCCCGTCGCCGAGTGGTCTCTCTCGCCGTACAACCACTGTTCCCAGGTCTATCGGCCACTCAATTGCACGCGGTGCTGGAAAGCGGTGTACAGGCGCTGCTGCTGGAATGCTACGGCAGTGGTACAGGCCCTTCGGATAACGCCGAACTGCTCCGAACCCTGAAGGAAGCCCACTCGCGTGGAGTAGTGCTGGCAGCCATCAGCCAGTGCCAGGAGGGGGCGATCGAGTTCGGTGTCTACGCTGCGGGCAGCCAGTTTGCTGCCAGCGGCTTGGTGTCATGCCGGGGGATGACCCGTGAGGCTGCGTTGGCAAAGCTCTTCAGCCTGCTTGGTGCGGGTCTGCCACAAGCGGAAGTGGAGCACTGGCTGACGCAGGATCTTTGCGGCGAAATGGCCAATTGA
- a CDS encoding tyrosine-type recombinase/integrase translates to MATIRNRGEYQWEVQIRRNGYPAQRKTFETKADAQAWARMIESEMDRGIFVSRAEAERTPFSELINRYIAEVAPKRKGAYSEIKRLEALKRHPLAGRIVATLTSSDFARYRDERLTVRKGNTVKRELALFQYVLEVARREWGIHLADNPVRMVSRPNYNDERSRRLAPDEETYLLGALEYYERREDGTYADGSHNPWIRPIVQLALETAMRRGELFELRWKHVSLEQRTAHLPAAKNGFPRTLPLTPREGGRFFV, encoded by the coding sequence ATGGCAACGATCAGGAACCGTGGCGAGTATCAGTGGGAAGTGCAGATCCGCCGCAACGGCTATCCAGCCCAGCGCAAGACCTTCGAAACCAAAGCCGATGCTCAAGCCTGGGCGCGCATGATCGAAAGCGAAATGGACCGTGGCATCTTCGTCTCCCGAGCCGAAGCGGAGCGCACACCGTTCAGCGAACTCATCAACCGCTACATTGCCGAAGTCGCCCCCAAGCGCAAGGGCGCCTATTCGGAAATCAAACGCCTCGAAGCCCTCAAACGGCATCCACTGGCCGGCCGTATCGTCGCTACCCTCACCTCTTCCGATTTCGCCCGCTATCGTGACGAGCGCCTAACGGTTCGCAAGGGAAACACCGTCAAACGCGAGCTCGCGCTGTTCCAATACGTGCTGGAAGTAGCCCGCCGCGAATGGGGCATTCACCTAGCCGACAATCCCGTACGAATGGTCAGCCGGCCAAACTACAACGACGAGCGCTCCCGCCGCCTGGCACCGGATGAAGAGACCTATCTGCTGGGCGCACTCGAATACTACGAACGGCGAGAAGACGGCACCTATGCGGACGGTTCGCACAATCCCTGGATTCGCCCCATCGTACAACTCGCATTAGAGACAGCCATGCGCCGAGGCGAGCTATTCGAGCTGCGCTGGAAGCATGTCAGCCTGGAGCAGCGGACAGCTCATCTACCTGCCGCCAAGAACGGCTTTCCACGAACGCTGCCACTGACCCCAAGGGAGGGGGGCCGATTTTTTGTGTAA
- the gabD gene encoding NADP-dependent succinate-semialdehyde dehydrogenase, with the protein MQLKDATLFRQQAYIDGTWLDADSGQTIKVNNPATGEIIGTVPKMGTAETRRAIEAAERALPAWRALTAKERANKLRRWFELLMENQDDLGRLMTIEQGKPLAEAKGEIAYAASFIEWFAEEAKRVYGDVIPGHQPDKRLIVIKQPIGVTAAITPWNFPAAMITRKAGPALAAGCTMVIKPASQTPYSALALVDLAERAGIPKGVLSVVTGSAGEVGGELTSNPIVRKLSFTGSTEIGRQLMAECAKDIKKVSLELGGNAPFIVFDDADLDAAVEGALISKYRNNGQTCVCANRLYVQDGIYDAFAEKLKAAVAKLKIGNGLEDGTTTGPLIDEKAVAKVQEHIADAVSKGAKLLAGGKPHALGGTFFEPTILVDVPKNAAVAKEETFGPLAPLFRFKDEADVIAMANDTEFGLASYFYARDLGRVFRVAEALEYGMVGINTGLISNEVAPFGGVKASGLGREGSKYGIEDYLEIKYLCLGGI; encoded by the coding sequence ATGCAATTGAAAGACGCCACGCTGTTCCGCCAGCAAGCCTATATCGACGGCACCTGGCTGGACGCCGACAGCGGCCAGACCATCAAGGTCAACAACCCGGCCACTGGCGAAATCATCGGCACTGTGCCGAAGATGGGCACTGCCGAGACCCGTCGCGCCATCGAGGCCGCCGAACGTGCTCTGCCGGCCTGGCGTGCGCTGACTGCTAAGGAACGCGCCAACAAGCTGCGCCGCTGGTTCGAACTGCTGATGGAAAACCAGGACGACCTGGGCCGCCTGATGACCATCGAGCAGGGCAAGCCGCTGGCCGAAGCCAAGGGCGAGATTGCTTACGCTGCGTCTTTCATCGAGTGGTTCGCTGAAGAAGCCAAGCGCGTCTACGGCGACGTGATCCCCGGCCACCAGCCCGACAAGCGCCTGATCGTGATCAAGCAGCCCATCGGCGTGACCGCTGCCATCACCCCATGGAACTTCCCAGCCGCCATGATCACCCGCAAAGCCGGCCCGGCCCTGGCCGCTGGCTGCACCATGGTGATCAAGCCCGCTTCCCAGACTCCATACTCCGCCCTGGCCCTGGTCGATCTGGCCGAGCGTGCCGGTATTCCGAAAGGCGTCCTGAGCGTGGTGACCGGCAGCGCCGGCGAAGTCGGCGGCGAGCTGACCAGCAATCCGATCGTTCGCAAGCTGTCCTTCACCGGTTCTACTGAAATCGGTCGCCAGCTGATGGCCGAGTGCGCCAAGGACATCAAGAAAGTGTCCCTGGAGCTGGGTGGCAACGCGCCCTTCATCGTCTTTGACGACGCTGATCTGGACGCGGCCGTAGAAGGCGCCCTGATTTCCAAGTACCGCAACAACGGCCAGACCTGCGTCTGTGCCAACCGCCTGTACGTGCAGGACGGCATCTACGACGCCTTCGCCGAAAAGCTGAAGGCCGCCGTGGCCAAGCTGAAGATCGGCAACGGTCTGGAAGACGGCACCACTACCGGTCCGCTGATCGACGAGAAAGCCGTGGCCAAGGTCCAGGAACATATCGCCGACGCGGTTTCCAAAGGTGCCAAGCTGCTCGCCGGCGGCAAGCCCCACGCGCTGGGCGGCACCTTCTTCGAGCCGACCATTCTGGTCGACGTGCCGAAGAATGCTGCCGTGGCCAAGGAAGAGACTTTCGGTCCGCTGGCCCCGCTGTTCCGCTTCAAGGACGAGGCTGATGTCATCGCCATGGCCAACGACACCGAGTTCGGCCTGGCTTCCTATTTCTACGCCCGTGACCTGGGCCGCGTGTTCCGCGTGGCCGAGGCGCTGGAGTACGGCATGGTGGGTATCAACACCGGCCTGATCTCCAACGAAGTGGCGCCCTTCGGCGGCGTGAAGGCCTCGGGCCTGGGTCGCGAAGGTTCCAAATACGGCATCGAGGACTACCTGGAGATCAAGTATCTCTGCCTCGGCGGTATCTGA
- the gabT gene encoding 4-aminobutyrate--2-oxoglutarate transaminase, giving the protein MSKNEALLKRRAAAVARGVSQIHPIVAERAENATVWDVDGREYIDFAGGIAVLNTGHLHPKVVAAVQEQLTKLSHTCFQVLAYEPYIALCEEIAKRVPGDFAKKTLLVTSGSEAVENAVKIARAATGRAGVIAFTGAYHGRTMMTLSLTGKVVPYSAGMGLMPGGVFRALAPCELHGVSEDDSIASIERIFKNDAQPQDIAAIIIEPVQGEGGFYVNSKAFMQRLRALCDQHGILLIADEVQTGAGRTGTFFATEQLGVVPDLTTFAKSVGGGFPISGVCGKAEVMDSVAPGGLGGTYAGSPIACAAALAVLEVFDEEKLLERSQAVGERLKAGLRDIQAKHKVIGDVRGLGSMVAIELFEGGDHDKPAAELVGKIVAKAREKGLILLSCGTYYNVIRFLMPVTIPDAQLDKGLAIVAECFDELA; this is encoded by the coding sequence ATGAGCAAGAACGAAGCCCTGCTGAAACGCCGTGCCGCTGCTGTTGCCCGCGGCGTTAGCCAGATCCACCCGATCGTCGCCGAGCGCGCCGAGAATGCCACCGTGTGGGACGTCGACGGTCGCGAATACATCGACTTCGCCGGCGGTATCGCTGTACTGAACACCGGCCATCTGCATCCGAAAGTGGTTGCCGCCGTCCAGGAGCAGCTGACCAAACTGTCCCACACCTGTTTCCAGGTACTGGCCTACGAACCCTACATCGCTCTCTGCGAAGAAATCGCCAAGCGCGTTCCGGGTGACTTCGCCAAGAAGACCCTGCTGGTGACTTCCGGCTCCGAAGCCGTCGAAAACGCCGTGAAGATCGCCCGTGCCGCCACTGGCCGCGCTGGTGTGATCGCCTTCACCGGCGCTTACCACGGTCGCACCATGATGACTCTGTCCCTGACCGGCAAGGTGGTTCCGTACTCCGCTGGCATGGGCCTGATGCCGGGCGGCGTGTTCCGTGCCCTGGCTCCGTGCGAACTGCACGGTGTGAGCGAAGACGACTCCATCGCCAGCATCGAGCGCATCTTCAAGAACGATGCCCAGCCCCAGGACATCGCCGCCATCATCATCGAGCCGGTTCAGGGCGAGGGTGGCTTCTACGTCAACTCCAAGGCCTTCATGCAGCGCCTGCGCGCCCTGTGCGACCAGCACGGCATCCTGCTGATCGCGGACGAAGTGCAGACCGGCGCTGGCCGTACCGGCACCTTCTTCGCCACCGAGCAGCTGGGCGTTGTGCCTGACCTGACCACCTTCGCCAAATCCGTGGGTGGCGGCTTCCCGATCTCCGGCGTCTGCGGCAAGGCTGAAGTCATGGACAGCGTCGCTCCCGGCGGCCTGGGTGGCACCTATGCCGGCAGCCCGATCGCGTGCGCTGCGGCCCTGGCCGTACTGGAAGTGTTCGACGAAGAGAAACTGCTGGAGCGCAGCCAAGCTGTGGGCGAGCGCCTGAAGGCCGGCCTGCGTGACATCCAGGCCAAGCACAAGGTCATCGGCGACGTCCGTGGTCTGGGTTCGATGGTTGCCATCGAGCTGTTCGAAGGCGGCGACCATGACAAACCGGCCGCCGAACTGGTTGGCAAGATCGTTGCCAAGGCACGCGAGAAGGGCCTGATCCTGCTGTCGTGCGGCACCTACTACAACGTAATCCGCTTCCTGATGCCGGTCACCATTCCCGACGCACAACTGGACAAGGGCCTGGCCATTGTCGCCGAGTGCTTCGACGAACTGGCCTGA
- a CDS encoding HDOD domain-containing protein — translation MPAAAQVPEILIAEADPWTSDLLAQLVLDVRGDVKVVQVADGREALARCKRRLPELVIADGELAGIDGVELLRQLRRHPRTPALPFVLISARVDAASVRAVRPLAPSAYLGKPFNAAKLRKRLSTLLPASEATVGRQSPALLVSSLKEYLDSVREEGQGAPLLDDVREAVSQCLQADQVDLRDLDEIFSRDPQITARLIAAANSAAQHLGMPCQTLGQAMQRLGVTRALNLVLGMSLERNARLHDPRLAELAELVWQAAQRSAELGYWVASELELDAELCYTAGLLHNMGELALLRSLQDWQDAGGSLSNEELGDVMQRRSAGFGSALRIRWRLPFGLRELVAAFHGLGAGVFSREALVLNLCAALLRLPSGESPSGLIEERAARLLRLDPALLERLPQRLLP, via the coding sequence ATGCCCGCCGCCGCCCAGGTCCCGGAAATCCTGATTGCCGAGGCCGACCCGTGGACGTCCGACCTGCTCGCCCAGTTGGTGCTGGATGTGCGTGGTGACGTCAAGGTGGTGCAAGTGGCCGATGGCCGGGAGGCCCTGGCGCGCTGTAAGCGGCGCCTGCCGGAGCTGGTGATCGCCGATGGCGAACTGGCCGGGATCGATGGCGTTGAACTGCTGCGCCAGCTGCGCCGCCACCCACGCACTCCGGCGCTGCCGTTCGTGCTCATCAGCGCGCGGGTGGACGCCGCCAGCGTGCGAGCCGTGCGCCCCCTGGCGCCATCCGCCTACCTGGGTAAACCCTTCAACGCGGCCAAGCTGCGCAAGCGTCTGAGCACGCTGCTGCCGGCCAGCGAGGCCACCGTCGGCCGCCAGTCGCCGGCACTGCTGGTGAGCAGCCTGAAGGAATACCTCGACAGCGTTCGCGAGGAAGGCCAGGGCGCGCCCCTGCTGGACGACGTGCGCGAAGCCGTGAGCCAGTGCCTGCAGGCAGACCAGGTCGACCTGCGCGACCTCGACGAAATTTTCTCCCGCGACCCGCAGATCACCGCGCGGCTGATCGCCGCCGCCAACAGCGCTGCCCAGCACCTCGGTATGCCCTGTCAGACCTTGGGCCAGGCCATGCAGCGTCTGGGTGTGACCCGTGCGCTCAACCTCGTGCTCGGCATGTCCCTGGAACGCAACGCCCGCTTGCATGACCCGCGTCTGGCCGAGTTGGCCGAGCTGGTCTGGCAGGCTGCCCAGCGTAGCGCCGAACTGGGGTACTGGGTGGCCAGCGAGCTGGAGCTGGATGCCGAGCTCTGCTACACCGCCGGGCTGCTGCACAACATGGGCGAGCTGGCGCTATTGCGCAGCCTGCAGGATTGGCAGGATGCCGGCGGCAGCCTGAGCAACGAGGAGCTGGGGGACGTGATGCAGCGTCGCTCCGCCGGTTTTGGCTCGGCGCTGCGCATTCGCTGGCGCTTGCCGTTCGGTCTGCGGGAGCTGGTGGCGGCTTTCCACGGTTTGGGGGCCGGTGTGTTTTCCCGTGAAGCCCTGGTGCTCAATCTCTGTGCCGCCCTGCTGCGCCTGCCCAGTGGCGAGTCGCCCAGCGGTCTGATCGAGGAACGTGCCGCCCGCCTGCTGCGGCTCGACCCGGCATTGTTGGAGCGCTTGCCGCAGCGCCTCTTGCCCTGA
- a CDS encoding HDOD domain-containing protein — MADMERAPKVLIADPDRWSAELLTELVRKARCDAHLEVLPDSQSVLEHCRAGWPDLLIVDYGLPGIGGLELLREVRRQRRYPPVPFFLITERVDAASVRAALPLAPTAYLAKPFNAEDLLQRLRNLLLEPGEEVACPVPSSPPMQSLDVYLAQARETSSGAPLLKVVREALDHAMRAHKRDLSELEPLFHQDPQLTGQLIAAANSAAQHLGNGCQTLEQALARLGSQHSLNLALGLALQRSVELIDPLLLPHGERIWQQCQRTAELARWLAQCLEGDGERCYTAGLLHLLGDLAVLRSIQSWRDLGGEELTAEQVDDALHKHAAPYGSALRTRWRLPLELRQLIAAAYQLGGGVYSKDALILHIAKLAAELPEGEDTSQLAGHKAARMLGLDAALLASRPKLVSTG, encoded by the coding sequence ATGGCTGATATGGAACGGGCACCCAAGGTGCTGATTGCCGACCCTGATCGCTGGAGTGCCGAGCTGCTCACCGAACTGGTGCGCAAGGCGCGCTGCGACGCCCATCTTGAGGTGCTGCCGGACAGTCAGAGCGTGCTCGAGCATTGCCGCGCGGGCTGGCCTGACCTGCTGATCGTCGACTATGGCCTGCCCGGTATCGGTGGCCTTGAGCTGCTGCGTGAAGTCCGGCGTCAGCGCCGCTATCCTCCGGTCCCCTTCTTCCTGATCACCGAGCGCGTGGACGCTGCCAGCGTGCGCGCCGCCCTGCCCCTGGCGCCCACCGCTTACCTGGCCAAGCCGTTCAATGCCGAGGACCTGCTTCAGCGCTTGCGTAACCTGCTGCTGGAGCCGGGCGAGGAGGTAGCCTGCCCGGTGCCGTCCAGCCCACCCATGCAGAGCCTGGATGTCTACCTGGCGCAAGCGCGTGAAACATCATCTGGCGCACCGCTGTTGAAGGTGGTGCGCGAGGCGCTCGACCACGCCATGCGGGCCCACAAGCGCGACCTGTCCGAACTGGAGCCGCTGTTCCACCAGGACCCGCAACTCACCGGCCAACTCATTGCCGCGGCCAACAGCGCCGCCCAGCACCTTGGCAATGGCTGCCAGACCCTGGAACAGGCACTGGCAAGGCTGGGTTCGCAACACAGCCTCAACTTGGCGCTGGGCCTGGCGCTGCAACGCAGCGTCGAGCTGATCGACCCCTTGCTGCTGCCCCACGGCGAACGCATCTGGCAGCAGTGCCAGCGCACCGCCGAGCTGGCACGTTGGCTGGCCCAATGCCTGGAGGGGGATGGTGAACGTTGCTACACCGCTGGCCTGCTGCACCTGCTGGGCGACCTGGCGGTGCTGCGCAGCATCCAGAGCTGGCGTGACCTGGGCGGTGAGGAGCTGACCGCGGAACAGGTGGACGACGCGCTGCACAAGCACGCCGCGCCTTACGGCTCGGCCCTGCGCACACGCTGGCGCTTGCCGCTTGAACTGCGCCAACTGATCGCCGCCGCCTACCAGTTGGGCGGCGGCGTCTACTCCAAGGATGCCCTCATCCTACACATCGCCAAACTCGCCGCTGAACTGCCTGAGGGCGAAGACACCAGTCAGTTGGCCGGGCACAAGGCCGCGCGGATGCTCGGCCTCGACGCCGCGCTGCTGGCGTCAAGGCCGAAGCTGGTATCCACGGGCTAG
- a CDS encoding 2-hydroxychromene-2-carboxylate isomerase → MTKTVEFFFDLGSPASYLAWTQLPGICTKAGATLRYRPMLLGGVFQATGNASPAAVPAKARHTMIDMQRFARRYGVPMHFNPYFPINTLMLMRGAIGVQMRQPERFEAYLEAMFRALWQDKRNLGDPSVLGTTLQAAGFDPAALLALVGDQEVKDALKAATEEAVKRGVFGAPTCFVGEEMFFGQDRLDFVEEALA, encoded by the coding sequence ATGACCAAGACCGTTGAATTCTTCTTCGACCTCGGCAGCCCGGCCAGCTACCTGGCCTGGACCCAGTTGCCGGGGATTTGCACCAAGGCCGGCGCCACGCTGCGCTATCGCCCGATGTTGCTGGGCGGGGTGTTCCAGGCTACCGGCAACGCCTCGCCCGCTGCGGTGCCGGCCAAGGCGCGGCACACCATGATCGACATGCAGCGCTTCGCCCGCCGCTATGGCGTGCCGATGCACTTCAACCCGTACTTCCCCATCAACACCCTGATGCTGATGCGCGGCGCCATCGGCGTGCAGATGCGCCAGCCGGAGCGCTTCGAGGCTTATCTGGAGGCCATGTTCCGCGCCCTTTGGCAGGACAAGCGCAACCTTGGTGACCCTTCTGTACTTGGCACGACCCTTCAGGCCGCCGGCTTCGACCCCGCAGCGCTGCTGGCCCTGGTGGGCGATCAGGAGGTGAAAGACGCGCTGAAGGCCGCCACCGAGGAGGCGGTGAAGCGGGGCGTGTTCGGTGCACCCACCTGCTTCGTCGGCGAGGAGATGTTCTTCGGCCAGGATCGTCTGGATTTCGTCGAGGAAGCGCTGGCCTAG
- a CDS encoding SDR family oxidoreductase, whose translation MKSESSNKKVVLVIGAGDATGGAIARRFAREGYVACVTRRSADKLQPLVDAIRAEGGEAHGFASDARKEEEVAELVETIERDIGLIEAFVFNIGANVPCSILEETARKYFKIWEMACFSGFLTSQAVARRMVTRERGTILFTGATAGLRGAAGFAAFAGAKHGIRALAQSMARELGPRNIHVAHVVVDGAIDTEFIRDSFPERYALKDQDGILDPDHIAENYWYLHSQPRDAWTFELDLRPWMEKW comes from the coding sequence ATGAAGTCCGAGTCGAGCAACAAGAAAGTCGTATTGGTGATTGGTGCCGGTGACGCCACGGGTGGCGCCATCGCCCGGCGTTTCGCCCGCGAGGGTTATGTGGCCTGCGTGACCCGGCGCAGCGCCGACAAGCTGCAGCCTCTGGTGGATGCCATTCGCGCCGAAGGGGGTGAGGCCCATGGTTTCGCTTCCGATGCGCGCAAGGAAGAAGAGGTCGCCGAACTGGTGGAGACCATCGAGCGCGACATCGGCCTGATCGAAGCCTTCGTCTTCAACATTGGCGCCAACGTGCCTTGCAGCATCCTTGAAGAAACCGCGCGCAAGTACTTCAAGATCTGGGAAATGGCCTGCTTCTCCGGTTTCCTGACCAGCCAGGCGGTGGCACGGCGCATGGTCACCCGCGAGCGCGGCACCATCCTGTTCACCGGCGCCACCGCGGGTCTGCGCGGCGCCGCCGGATTCGCCGCCTTCGCCGGTGCCAAGCACGGCATCCGCGCCCTGGCCCAGAGCATGGCGCGCGAACTGGGGCCGCGGAACATCCACGTCGCCCATGTGGTGGTGGATGGCGCCATCGATACCGAATTCATCCGCGACAGCTTCCCCGAGCGCTACGCGCTGAAGGATCAGGACGGCATCCTCGACCCCGACCATATCGCCGAGAACTACTGGTATCTGCACAGCCAGCCGCGGGATGCCTGGACGTTCGAGTTGGATCTGCGTCCCTGGATGGAGAAGTGGTAG